A single region of the Sphaeramia orbicularis chromosome 6, fSphaOr1.1, whole genome shotgun sequence genome encodes:
- the LOC115420537 gene encoding U6 snRNA phosphodiesterase-like gives MLVGYSSSSEDEGEAGSEAELKKRRCQEENDEEDSNPARKKAKTEEQVTKARLPVPHCLLTMFPDDVDPQTEDSSLHGGRIRSFKHERGNWATYVYLPYHPVEEFGEFLDELLAAVKTHGVVLTPQEEFHISLSQTVVLRHHWIQPFTQSLKTGLAHCKRFMCSAEKLKVYCNAEKTRTFLSMEVCTGHAQLMDLIQIVDRTMTDFRLETFYKDPSFHVSLAWCPGDATVQMQECLQQLQTLVDDHEEGPFTLRLDCVELRCRTGNKTFCFPLDS, from the exons ATGCTGGTCGGATACAGCAGCAGCTCAGAGGACGAAGGTGAAGCTGGAAGTGAAGCAGAACTGAAGAAGAGGAGGTGTCAAGAGGAAAATGATGAAGAAGACAGCAACCCAGCGAGGAAGAAAGCCAAAACTGAGGAACAGGTTACGAAAGCTAG GCTGCCTGTCCCCCATTGCCTGTTGACCATGTTTCCAGATGACGTGGATCCACAGACTGAGGACAGTTCTCTTCACGGTGGACGCATCCGCTCCTTCAAACACGAGAGAGGGAACTGGGCCACATATGTTTATTTACCGT ATCATCCTGTGGAGGAGTTTGGTGAGTTTCTGGACGAGCTGCTGGCGGCGGTGAAGACCCACGGCGTCGTGTTGACTCCACAGGAGGAGTTCCACATCAGTTTGTCTCAGACTGTGGTGTTGAGGCACCACTGGATTCAGCCCTTCACGCAGAGCCTCAAAACAGGACTGGCACACTGCAAGAG GTTCATGTGTTCGGCAGAAAAACTGAAAGTCTACTGTAACGCAGAGAAGACCAG AACATTTCTGAGTATGGAAGTGTGCACTGGGCATGCTCAGTTGATGGACCTCATCCAAATAGTGGACAGAACCATGACAGATTTTCGCCTGGAAACTTTCTACAAG GATCCGTCGTTCCATGTGAGTTTGGCGTGGTGTCCTGGAGACGCCACGGTGCAGATGCAGGAGTGTCTCCAACAGCTGCAG ACTCTGGTTGATGACCATGAAGAAGGTCCGTTCACGCTCAGGTTGGACTGTGTGGAGCTGCGGTGTCGGACGGGAAACAAGACCTTCTGCTTCCCTCTGGACTCCTAA